Below is a genomic region from Henckelia pumila isolate YLH828 chromosome 3, ASM3356847v2, whole genome shotgun sequence.
gggaatcatggggcgatgttgctaggcgctttaccatgattcgttgggcaagtcggaaagtgttgttccgagtcacaaggagttgtgagcccacggctagctgtatccctgaaccattgagggtcacacagagtaatggagttttaatccccgttgagatagttaaatttaaagagttaaatttaatgaataaagaagttggacttcttaaataagagtaagggagtaggatttcctaaaatgacatagggatggacatttttggaaaccactgaattcggattcaggaaaatttatcttgactttataatgtgcagaaatggtttctgtgcacattggtgaaatcggttcatcaatcggagtcacgatgaattttatattaatttctgaacgtgcgggctttgcttgtcgggcctcaacttatgactaatgggccctaagctgttagtggcctgcattataaataagttattgcagtacagaaattacacacaactggtcataattttgagagcaaaaatttcgaaaaccctagcctcctctctctcaaatatttcggccgcccccttcccttctctgcgtgaaaaattccggtctgtgattttgaattgcagtctggaatagcgaatcaaattcgtttattctcttcgtagaaaacttctgatagattttctagtgcaatctatcagagggattaaacctctattcgtggacctgattgaaggagttcatcggttccagggagagacaacaagagcagagaaatctgttggagtccaataatctcgattcgagattgaaggtaaaatttaataattgttatttaaattttacacacactaataatttaatcgttgaacggttgatacccacaatatggaattgttccataataaaatttttaaacttccgctgcaccgggtatcaatcgtgattgatctgaacgccagtttcaCAACATTCCCAAATCTCATAACACCTTTCCATGGTGACACCTTTAAAAATACATGGTAACCTACTTTAAACTCCAAATCTCTACGTCGCTGGTCGGCGTAACTTTTCTGTCGACTTTGagctgtcaacattctgtcTCTGATCTTAGCTATTACATCCACCGTTTGAGTCACTatatctggtcccaaaacagctctctctccaacttcatcccagtGCAAGGGAGTTCTACACCttctcccatacaatgcctcataaggagccatgccaatagttgcttgataactattgttgtaagtaaactccactaaaggtaaTTTCGATTCCCAATTCCCTCCAAAGTCTATCATgcaagctctcaacatgtctttGAGTATTTGGATCACTCGTTCTGACTGACAATCTGTCTGAGGGTGGAAAGCTGTACTGAAAGCTAGCTTTGTTCCCAATCCTCTATGTAAACTTCCCCAAAAGTTCGAAGTGAACTTAGGATCCCTGTCAGATACTATCCTcgctggaactccatgcaatctgacaatttctcgaatgtacagctctgcatactgattcatcgagaagttatTCCTGACTGGAATAAAATGAGCTGACTTAGTTAACCTGTCAACTATCACCCAAATCGAGTTCATCCTTCGCGGTGAGATTGGAAATCCTACTACGAAATCCATAGTGACATCTTCCCACTTCCATGTGGGTATTTACAAGGGTTTTAGGAGTCCCGCTGGCCTTTGATGCTCAATTTTTACCTGTTGACAAGTCAAACATTCACTCACAAATTCTACGATATCcttcttcatacctggccaccaatataaggattgcagatccttatacattttcgtacttcctggatgaatggaatatGAAACAGTATGGGCTTCAGTCATCACTTCCACTCTCAATGAGTCTACTGCTAGCACCCACATTCTACCTCGGTGATGAACAATTCCATCTTTGACAGTGTACAATGTACCACCCTTGGCTTCATCTCTGTTCCTCCACAACGTCAACTGTTCATCAGAAGCTTGGCCTACTCTGATTCTCTCAAGCAAACTAGGTACTACTGTTAAGGCTGCTAGAGTGCATACCTCCATTGGTTCAAATACCTCCAAACTCATACGTGCAAATTCAGCAATCAACTCCTGCTGCACTGTCAATTGGTTCAATGTTGCAGACTTGCGATTCAAGGCATCTGCTACAACATTAGCCTTATcaggatggtagctaatgtcacagtcgtagtccttcacTAATTCCAGTCAtcgcctctgcctcatattcaactccttctgagtgaagaaatattttaggcttttgtgatcagtgaaaatccgACACCTTTCGCCGTACAAGTAGTGTCTCCAtagcttcaaagcaaaaacaactgccgccaactcaagatcatgagtcGGGTAATTCCTCTCATGGACCTTCAGCTGTCGAGATGCATATACTATTAATTTATCATCCTGCATCAACACAGCTCCTAATCCACTCTTAGAAGCATCGGTATAAACCACAAAGCGACCCGTGCCTTCGGGAATTGCTAGCACTGGCGCTGAAATCAGTCTTTCCTTCAATTCTGTAAAGCTCTTCTCACATTGTTCTGACCACACAAACTTCACACCTTTTCAAGTTAAGGAAGTCAGTGGTAGGGCTATCTTGGAGAAGTCTTGAATAAATCTCATGTAGTCGcatgctaaacccaagaaacttcgtatTTCTATAGCATTCTTTGGGGCAGCCCAATTACGAACCGCTTCCACCTTCGACGGATCCACCTCAATCCCCCTAGCTGAAactatatgacccaaaaatgaaatctgctccagccagaattcacacttactgtACTTAGCAtacagttgcttttctttcaaaatttgcaacACCGTAGCCAAGTGCTGACGATGCTCCTCCCTACTGCAAGAATAtatcaatatgtcatctatgaagactatgacaaactgatccaagaaaggttgaaacaccctgttcatcaaatccatgaacacagctggtgcattggtcaacccaaacggcattaccaagaactcatagtggccatagcGAGTCCTGAATGCTGTCTTCTGCACATCTGCATCCTTTAccttcagctgatggtaacctgaTCGCAGATCAATTTTTGAGAACACCTCTGCCCCTTGCAATTGGTCGAACAAGTCGTGTCACGCCCCGAAAacgggcctagttgacatcggcgttgtttaacaatttaaaattgaaacaacaagcctcatAGTACAAGTCTTGCCAAAAACCATTCTATTTCATAAATCATAACTATTTTTACAGAGAAAAAACACAAGTGCGACAATACGGAAGCGAAACTgaaatttgaagtaaaaatatttcttcaacttgaactgATTCATCCTTACCAACCTCAGAACTTATTTTGTTCTTCGTCATCTAACTCATCTTCATTCTAATCTGGGGAGCaaagtaagggggtgagtgttttgggaaacactcagcaagtatattttataatctcgaaacaaaataagcatgctgaattcgaacaaatacgaagcaaatattgcactgttaattatctcattttccgtggttctactgatcagtcccctatatgttactcctctaaggggcgaggccaaaggaacggttattataatccaccgcatcagggccatatcaaatcaaatcaaatcatcggaaattccttaaccatttctaaatcgactcttaacagtgcatctcaaatatttccaaataattctaacatgcttcaaataatatcacgaatagccaacaaataatatatatcaaagtgaaacgaatattatcatgccgatcgaattttcaaaagtataagtatttatgttataaaacttaactcacacgcaaaaataaatataagtgtagAAACTTATATCACACAAAAGAAAGGTAGAAGCCCACTTACTCGGAAAATCTTGTTGAATCGATAACTGATATAAAATTCTTCTAAAAGCTTCATCTACTCTTTGCCAAGCCCAACTCTTTGATGCCACAAGAACTTAACTCTTAGAAGAAATATGCATGTCTTCCATATAATTTATCTCTCtttatttttatgaatattaTGGATTGAAATGAGAATGTGACTAGTGTAGTATATTTATACTAAAATTTCAAGCAACTCAAAGGGTCACATTAAATGTAAGGAATTGAATTTGGTTTAGTGGGTAGTAACTTGAGAGGGGAAACATGGGTTAGTGggtaggaatttgataagtcATGGTGGTTTATGACAAATAGTAAGTATGGTATAATGGTTGATTTAAAGACTAGTCAATAATTTTTAACACGtgacaaataaattatctaTATTGACAATTTGGACACAAAAAATGGATTTTATGAACTTTATAATGGATAAAGATATATACTTAAACGTGTGTTTTTATGGTTGAGAATtttaaaagacaatcaattgaGGCATTAAGCCTAATTaataatcaaacaataattatataaaataattagatataatgtcactcttaaaattttaaacattaataATTCCACCTCAACATgacaattaagataaatcattattttaaaaataatactagtcaataaaaataataagttttCTTTACATGTAAAATAATAAGTATAATATGAGAACCGAGATTTAGCCAAAACAATTGAAATTAGAAATCTTAGTTTTTATTTCACTAGTAggtacaaaaatatatttaaatatattttctttattatacCATGAATTTGGTCACGGGTATCACATTCTTCCCTCCTAAAAaaaagtttcgtcctcgaaacttgaaatttatattttgatttttgtaaacaaacaaaatttttttaaaaaaaaaatttcaagatttGTTTTGTGTTGATGGTAGAAAATTATCTCAATATATGAAAACTTAATGAGCTAAGAAAATATTTATCGAGAAgggaatataaaaaattaaaattccagagaaaaattttaacaaaataattttttttttctttatctaacatgagaaaaaaaaaattaatgcattATAACTAGGAACATGTACAAtgtcgttttttttttaaagcagttaaaaaaaaattttggaacAAAAGATTAGGAATCAAaattaaacatgaaataaaacttCAATAACTTGATTGATTTAATTTTGAGGAAGTTaagacatttttatttatttttaaaaaaataaatgaggATTGATGATCCAAATAGACTTAACTCATCAGAATATACGAAAgagaataattattattatttttaaaataatactaatCGGAAAATAATAACTTCCTTTAAatgtaaaatttatttgaaaagccttattattattgttatatatatatataaaatatgagaaCCGAGATTTAGTCAAAAATTGGAATTAAAaatctttaatttttatttatttagtaggTACaagaaatttataaatatatttttatttattatatcgtGAATTTGGTCACGAATATCACATTCTTCCCtccttaaaaaaaaagtttagtccttgaaacttgaaatcatatatatttttgttgtggtaaaaaaaaaaaaaagatagatataaaaataattaattttataaaatctcaaacttcgatttaaataaagaaaatcTATTTTACCTAGTTATCAAATCGAgagagatgaaaaaaaaatctatttcaGTAACAAAAATGATAGTAGaggagaaaataaaaattttatattcaaGATCCATCTAATTTTGatccaaaaatatatatgaatttactatataattttaaaatatatacatatagtaAAATTAAATGTAAAAGATCTAAGAGACATGAAAAGTTTATTTATGGATTCAACCAAATAGAAtctctaaatatatatttattataaggTGACGTCTAAGATTGATTCAAAATCAAATTAGAGTAAATCTTTAATAACTCGAAAAAAATGAAgacaaatttaatatatatatatattttaaaaaatatattttctttaCTAATAAGTTATACAAAGGTTCAcgaacaaaatatatatatataatcacttGATTGAAGCCCCAATAAATTGACAAAAGTTGAGAAAATacgatcttttttttttagtttttttttcccaaaaagtTAACAGTAATAAAATCCTTCGAATCAACCTATAACccaatcaaataatttaaaacccaACATTTCCAAACTAACTTAAAATTCGACTATCATGACTTAAAATTTTCTATATTATACTGAGTACtagctcccaaataattttgtataaatccgaaatcataacttaaatattTCTATCGGCCATGTACTTAAATATAATCTCCACATGAGTCCAACTTAATCATTCTAAAAAATTCTACTAgccatataaaaataatattagttcCCAAGTGGTTCTTTCCCATTCTCAATCTTACTTACTAGTCTCCAAGTGATTCCTCATCATTCCAAATTTTACGAACTAGACCCCAAGTGAATCATTCTCATTCTTCATCCTAATTTCccatcaagatcatgaacctggtttggctttgataccacatCTGTCACGCCCCAAAAACGagcctagttgacatcggcgttgtttaacaatttaaaattgaaacaacaagcctcatAGTACAAGTCTTGCCAAAAATCAGTCTATTTCATATATCATAACTATTTTTACAGAGAAAAAACACAAGTGCGACAATACGGAAGTGAAACTgaaatttgaagtaaaaatatttcttcaacttgaactgATCCATCCTTACCAACCTCAGAACTTATTCTGTTCTTCGTCATCTAACTCATCTTCATTCTAATCTGGGGAGCaaagtaagggggtgagtgttttgggaaacactcagcaagtggggaccgatcgagcacgataaacaccaaaatatatttacatgtactcatgtatattttataatctcgaaacaaaataagcatgctgaattcgaacaaatacgaagcaaatattgcactgttaattatctcattttcTGTGgttctactgatcagtcccctatatgttactcctctaaggggcgaggccaaaggaacggttattataacccaccgcatcagggccatatcaaatcaaatcaaatcatcggaaattccttaaccatttctaaatcgactcttaacaatgcatctcaaatatttccaaataattctaacatgcttcaaataatatcacgaatagccaacaaataatatatatcaaagtgaaacgaatattatcatgccgatcgaattttcaaaagtataagtatttatgttataaaaCTTAACTCACACGCAACAATAAATATAAGTGTAGAAACTTATATCACACAAAAGAAAGGTAGAAGCCCACTTACTCGGAAAATCTTGTTGAATCGATAACTGATATAAAATTCTTCTAAAAGCTTCATCTACTCTTTGCCAAGCCCAACTCTTTGATGCCACAAGAACTTAACTCTTAGAAgaaatatgcatgtctttcatataATTTATCTCTCtttatttttatgaatattaTGGATTGAAATGAGAATGTGACTAGTGTAGTATATTTATACTAAAATTTCAAGCAACTCAAAGGGTCACATTAAATGTAAGGAATTGAATTTGGTTTAGTGGGTAGTAACTTGAGAGGGGAAACATGGGTTAGTGGGTAGGAATTTGATAAGACATGGTGGTTTATGACAAATAGTAAGTATGGTATAATGGTTGATTTAAAGACTAGTCAATAATTTTTAACACGtgacaaataaattatctaTATTGACAATTTGGACACAAAAAATGGATTTTATGAACTTTATAATGGATAAAGATATATACTTAAACGTGTGTTTTTATGGTTGAGAATtttaaaagacaatcaattgaGGCATTAAGCCTAATTaataatcaaacaataattatataaaataattagatataatgtcactcttaaaattttaaacattaataATTCCACCTCAACATGACATTTAAGATAaatcattattttgaaaataatactagtcaataaaaataataagttttCTTTACATGTAAAATAATAAGTATAATATGAGAACCGAGATTTAGCCAAAACAATTGAAATTAGAAATCTTAGTTTTTATTTCACTAGTAggtacaaaaatatatttaaatatattttctttattatacCATGAATTTGGTCACGGGTATCACATTCTTCCCTCCTAAAAaaaagtttcgtcctcgaaacttgaaatttatattttgatttttgtaaacaaacaaaattttttttaaaaaaaaatttcaagatttGTTTTGTGTTGATGGTAGAAAATTATCTCAATATATGAAAACTTAATGAGCTAAGAAAATATTTATCGAGAAgggaatttaaaaa
It encodes:
- the LOC140889591 gene encoding uncharacterized protein, with the protein product MQMCRRQHSGLAMATMSSWEEHRQHLATVLQILKEKQLYAKYKQCEKSFTELKERLISAPVLAIPEGTGRFVVYTDASKSGLGAVLMQDDKLIVYASRQLKVHERNYPTHDLELAAVVFALKLWRHYLYGESYHPDKANVVADALNRKSATLNQLTVQQELIAEFARMSLEVFEPMEVCTLAALTVVPSLLERIRVGQASDEQLTLWRNRDEAKGGTLYTVKDGIVHHRGRMWVLAVDSLRVEVMTEAHTVSYSIHPGSKN